A section of the Falco rusticolus isolate bFalRus1 chromosome Z, bFalRus1.pri, whole genome shotgun sequence genome encodes:
- the F2RL1 gene encoding proteinase-activated receptor 2, translating to MDGHRGLCLLLLLPLLLCALLAAATPAGSSGTSSSKGRSFAGQKVSNTNNASEELYEVDEFAAKALTGKLTTVFLPMIYIIVFIIGLPSNAMALWVFFFRTKKKHPAVIYMVNLALADLFFVVWFPLKIAYHVNGNNWLFGEGLCKVLVGFFYGNMYSSILFMTCLSVQRYWVVVNPIVHSRKKSEIALGISLAIWILILLGTIPLYLVNQTAYISNLNITTCHDVLPENVLAHDMFSYFLSLAVGLFLIPALLTAVAYILMIKTLNASISDISTSKKRKRAIKLIIVVLSMYLICFTPSNVLLVVHYLLLKTYSQSYLYVSYITALCLSTLNSCIDPFIYYYISKDFRDNLKNALLCRSVRTTRRMQVSLSSGRYPRKSNSYSSNSNGTTKSTY from the exons aTGGACGGGCACCGcgggctgtgcctgctgctgctgctgccgctgctgctgtgCGCGCTGCTGGCGGCCGCCACTCCCGCAG ggAGTAGTGGAACCAGCAGTTCAAAAGGAAGAAGTTTTGCTGGCCAGAAGGtttcaaatacaaataatgCCTCTGAAGAGTTATATGAAGTGGATGAATTTGCAGCAAAAGCCCTCACAGGAAAGCTGACTACAGTTTTTCTTCCTATGATCTATATCATTGTTTTTATCATTGGTTTGCCAAGCAATGCCATGGCCCtctgggtcttttttttccgaacaaagaagaaacatcCAGCTGTGATTTATATGGTTAACTTAGCACTGGCAGACCTCTTTTTTGTTGTCTGGTTCCCACTGAAGATTGCATACCATGTAAATGGCAATAACTGGCTATTCGGCGAAGGTCTCTGCAAAGTACTTGTTGGATTTTTCTATGGAAATATGTACTCTTCCATTCTTTTTATGACTTGTCTCAGTGTGCAACGGTATTGGGTTGTAGTGAACCCCATAGTGcattcaagaaagaaatctgaaattgcCTTGGGCATCTCCCTTGCTATCTGGATACTGATTTTGCTGGGCACTATTCCATTGTATCTTGTTAATCAAACGGCATATATTTCAAATCTTAACATCACTACCTGCCACGATGTGTTGCCCGAAAATGTTTTGGCTCATGATATGTTCAGTTATTTCCTCTCACTTGCAGTTGGACTCTTCTTAATCCCAGCTCTTCTCACTGCTGTTGCTTACATACTAATGATTAAAACTCTGAATGCTTCCATCTCAGATATAAGCACTAGCAAGAAACGAAAAAGAGCAATCAAACTCATTATCGTGGTGCTATCCATGTATCTCATCTGTTTTACACCTAGCAATGTGCTGCTTGTTGTGCATTATTTGCTCCTCAAAACCTACAGCCAGAGCTATCTGTATGTGTCGTACATAACTGCACTGTGTCTTTCTACTTTGAACAGTTGCATCGATCCATTCATCTATTACTATATTTCAAAAGACTTCAGAGACAACCTTAAAAATGCTCTTCTTTGCCGAAGTGTGCGAACTACACGGAGGATGCAAGTGTCTCTCTCATCAGGCAGATACCCTAGAAAATCAAACTCATATTCTTCAAACTCAAATGGGACCACTAAATCAACCTACTGA